In Verrucomicrobiia bacterium, the genomic stretch AGGCGCCTGACGTCCTCCAGCGAAGCACCTCAAAGTTTCCCGCCGACGCGGTGGTCGGTCGTGCTGGCGGCGACACGGAAAGACTCACCGGAATCCGCGGTGGCGTTGGAGACCATTTGCCGTGCGTACTGGTATCCACTCTACGCATATGTCCGTCGCTCCGGGCAATCGCCGCACGACGCGCAAGATCTCACGCAGGAGTTTTTCTGTCGTTTGCTTGAGAAGCGATGGCTTGAATCTGTCGACTCCCAAAAGGGACGACTTCGTTCGTTCCTTATGGTTGCTCCGAAAAAATTTATGAGTAAGGAGTGGCGGCGTGATTCCGCGCAGGCTCAAGATGAATCATCGATGCGGCAGACCGATGACACCCATGCAACATCTGTGTCACAGACTCGCTATGCCTGTACGCAATGAGGGGAACCGTTGCCGGTTCCCCTCGCCTGTTTTCGGGACCTCCTTGATTCTTACGGCTGCGCGGGACCAACGAGCACCCG encodes the following:
- a CDS encoding sigma factor, whose amino-acid sequence is MRRLTSSSEAPQSFPPTRWSVVLAATRKDSPESAVALETICRAYWYPLYAYVRRSGQSPHDAQDLTQEFFCRLLEKRWLESVDSQKGRLRSFLMVAPKKFMSKEWRRDSAQAQDESSMRQTDDTHATSVSQTRYACTQ